One Antiquaquibacter oligotrophicus genomic region harbors:
- a CDS encoding helicase-associated domain-containing protein, with protein MPTVNDSAQLLAHQLRSSSDEALRELLAVREVRLTGIRDFFDLADALLDPSSVRAALSRLDRPTLSALSALAALGHATPAELSARLSSLGGSGERVPAALVTAESLALVVRSDDIVLAVAPVADEFREWPIRGLPGVEELAAGLRPPAVIPAMGAEAESVNVTAAEHAFDTTAAIAELVVAIGDEGAHELARGGLALPDSKRLASASFVPIDTIPRLVEIAARAGLIALDGSTWRAEPSSAEWLLLDSPRRWARLAGAWLEQVPPDLREALSALARAQWGEKLAQYIAWLFPASGEWMRERVAAYSTDAELLGITAREFPSAPGSALLVDGVDAACGEMARLFPSAVDRVYVQHDLTIVAPGPLAPAVSERLRSFASLEARALASTWRVSGESLDRAIARGETVPGIREFLGDISLTGIPQPLEYLLAETEARFGLVRVSRNDVGGTRVRSRDAAMLKTLLVDKSVASLGFVVDGVDLVSRFDRDVVFFSLRDARYPVAAEGPSGEIVVPSRPRRAPVVAEVPDTVGALLLRLRADDEMSDDTGEAWIARQLDMAIRSKQALAVSVRMPDSSVVDYLLEPASVAGGRLRGRDRRSDLERTLPLASIVAVAPAP; from the coding sequence ATGCCGACGGTTAACGACTCGGCGCAGCTGCTCGCTCACCAGCTGCGGTCGTCGAGCGACGAGGCCCTGCGCGAACTGCTGGCGGTTCGCGAGGTGCGGTTGACGGGCATCCGGGATTTTTTCGATCTGGCGGATGCCCTGCTCGACCCGTCGTCCGTGCGTGCCGCGCTGTCTCGACTGGACCGACCGACACTCTCCGCGTTGTCGGCCCTTGCAGCCCTGGGACACGCGACCCCGGCAGAGCTCTCGGCGCGGCTGTCGTCCCTCGGCGGTTCCGGTGAGCGCGTACCTGCCGCCCTGGTCACGGCGGAGTCACTGGCCCTCGTGGTGCGCTCCGATGACATCGTGCTCGCCGTCGCACCTGTAGCTGACGAGTTTCGCGAGTGGCCGATCCGCGGCCTGCCGGGTGTCGAGGAACTCGCGGCCGGACTGAGACCGCCCGCGGTCATTCCCGCGATGGGCGCGGAAGCCGAGTCGGTCAATGTCACCGCCGCCGAGCACGCGTTCGATACGACCGCCGCAATCGCCGAGCTCGTTGTCGCGATCGGCGACGAGGGTGCCCATGAACTCGCACGCGGGGGCCTCGCTCTGCCCGACAGCAAGCGACTGGCGTCGGCGAGTTTTGTGCCCATCGACACCATCCCGCGTCTCGTTGAAATCGCTGCCCGCGCTGGACTGATCGCGCTCGACGGTTCGACGTGGCGCGCTGAGCCGTCGTCGGCCGAATGGCTCCTGCTCGATTCGCCCCGGCGATGGGCGCGACTGGCGGGCGCGTGGCTCGAACAGGTTCCCCCGGACCTCCGCGAGGCACTGTCCGCTCTCGCCCGCGCCCAGTGGGGCGAGAAGCTCGCGCAGTACATCGCGTGGTTGTTCCCCGCGTCGGGCGAGTGGATGCGCGAGCGTGTTGCCGCGTATTCGACGGATGCCGAACTCCTCGGCATCACGGCGCGAGAGTTTCCGAGTGCGCCCGGCTCCGCGCTGCTCGTCGACGGCGTGGACGCGGCGTGTGGCGAGATGGCGCGGCTCTTCCCGTCGGCCGTTGATCGCGTCTACGTGCAGCACGATCTCACGATTGTCGCGCCGGGCCCGCTCGCGCCGGCGGTGTCGGAGCGCCTCCGCAGTTTTGCGTCGCTGGAGGCCCGAGCGCTCGCGAGCACGTGGCGGGTGTCCGGCGAGTCGCTGGACCGCGCCATCGCACGCGGTGAGACCGTGCCGGGCATCCGTGAGTTCTTGGGCGACATTTCGCTCACCGGCATCCCTCAGCCGCTCGAATACCTCCTCGCCGAGACGGAAGCGCGATTCGGGCTAGTGAGGGTGTCGCGTAACGACGTCGGCGGCACGCGCGTGCGGTCTCGAGATGCCGCGATGCTGAAGACCCTGCTCGTGGATAAGTCGGTGGCATCCCTCGGCTTCGTTGTTGACGGCGTCGATCTGGTCAGTCGATTCGACCGCGACGTCGTGTTCTTCAGCCTGCGCGATGCCCGTTACCCGGTCGCCGCCGAAGGGCCATCTGGCGAGATCGTGGTGCCGTCACGACCGCGCCGAGCGCCCGTCGTCGCGGAAGTTCCCGATACCGTCGGCGCCCTTCTGCTGCGGCTACGCGCCGACGACGAGATGTCCGATGACACGGGCGAGGCGTGGATCGCGCGGCAACTCGACATGGCCATCCGCAGCAAGCAGGCGCTTGCGGTGAGTGTGCGGATGCCCGACTCCAGCGTCGTGGACTACCTCCTCGAACCGGCGAGCGTGGCCGGGGGAAGGCTCCGCGGTCGCGACCGGCGCTCCGACCTCGAGCGAACCCTCCCGCTCGCGAGCATCGTCGCCGTCGCTCCCGCACCCTGA
- a CDS encoding DNA repair helicase XPB, translating into MTDGPLIVQSDRTVLLEVAHPQAEDARHELAVFAELERAPEHIHTYRITRLGLWNARAAGHDATDMLATLERFSKFPIPQSVAVDITETVGRYGRLVIERDDNGTLLLTAKDPAVLSEITRARKIAALLLDKVGDRSFVVQAWARGQLKQELLKLGWPAEDEAGYTPGTPHEIELDETSWHLRPYQHQAIDGFAAHGSGVVVLPCGAGKTLVGLGAMAEEGRTTLILVTNTVSARQWKAEILKRTTLTEEEVGEYSGQVKEIKPVTIATYQILTSKRKGEFAHLALLDALDWGLVIYDEVHLLPAPVFKLTADLQARRRLGLTATLVREDGREGDVFSLIGPKRFDAPWKEIEAQGFISPAECFEVRVDLPEHERLQYAAAADDERYRLAASAPEKIRVVKELVAKHEGERILVIGQYLDQLEELADALSAPALTGSTPVAERERLYQEFRDGVTKVLVVSKVANFSVDLPEATVAIQVSGSFGSRQEEAQRLGRLLRPKESGIPASFYTLVARDTVDQDFAQNRQRFLAEQGYSYTILDAAALAPA; encoded by the coding sequence ATGACTGACGGCCCTCTCATCGTGCAAAGCGACCGCACGGTGCTGCTCGAGGTGGCCCACCCACAGGCCGAGGATGCCCGGCACGAGCTCGCCGTGTTCGCCGAACTCGAGCGCGCACCCGAGCACATCCACACCTACCGCATCACGCGCCTCGGCCTCTGGAACGCGCGCGCCGCCGGCCACGACGCCACCGACATGCTCGCGACGCTGGAACGTTTCTCCAAGTTCCCGATCCCCCAGTCGGTCGCCGTCGACATCACCGAGACGGTGGGGCGCTACGGACGGCTCGTGATCGAACGGGACGACAACGGCACACTCCTGCTCACGGCCAAAGATCCTGCGGTCCTCAGCGAGATCACGCGCGCACGCAAAATCGCCGCACTGCTCCTCGACAAGGTCGGTGATCGTTCCTTTGTTGTGCAGGCGTGGGCGCGCGGGCAACTCAAGCAGGAGCTCCTCAAGCTCGGCTGGCCCGCGGAAGACGAGGCGGGCTACACACCGGGCACGCCGCACGAGATCGAACTCGACGAGACGTCGTGGCACCTGCGCCCCTACCAGCACCAGGCGATCGACGGTTTCGCGGCGCACGGTTCGGGCGTTGTGGTGCTGCCCTGTGGCGCAGGCAAGACCCTCGTCGGGTTGGGCGCCATGGCCGAGGAGGGTCGCACGACGCTCATCCTCGTGACCAACACCGTCTCTGCGCGGCAGTGGAAGGCGGAGATTCTCAAGCGCACCACGCTCACGGAGGAGGAAGTGGGCGAGTACTCCGGGCAGGTGAAGGAGATCAAGCCCGTCACCATCGCCACGTACCAAATCCTCACGTCGAAGCGGAAGGGCGAGTTCGCCCACCTCGCACTCCTCGACGCGCTCGACTGGGGCCTCGTCATCTACGACGAGGTGCACCTCCTCCCCGCTCCCGTCTTCAAACTCACTGCCGACCTGCAGGCGCGACGCCGCCTCGGTCTCACCGCGACCCTCGTACGCGAGGACGGCCGCGAGGGAGACGTGTTCTCCCTCATCGGACCGAAACGCTTCGACGCCCCCTGGAAGGAGATCGAGGCGCAGGGATTCATCTCGCCCGCCGAATGCTTCGAGGTGCGGGTGGATCTACCGGAGCACGAACGGCTCCAGTACGCGGCAGCAGCGGATGACGAGCGCTACCGGCTCGCGGCATCCGCCCCCGAGAAGATCCGGGTCGTGAAGGAACTCGTTGCCAAGCACGAGGGCGAGCGCATTCTCGTGATCGGGCAGTACCTCGACCAGCTTGAGGAGCTGGCGGATGCCCTCTCCGCTCCCGCTCTGACCGGCTCCACCCCGGTTGCCGAGCGTGAGCGGCTCTACCAGGAGTTCCGCGACGGGGTTACGAAGGTGCTGGTCGTTTCGAAGGTCGCGAACTTCTCGGTGGACCTCCCCGAGGCAACGGTCGCGATCCAGGTCTCGGGTTCGTTCGGGTCGCGCCAGGAGGAAGCGCAGCGACTCGGTCGCCTGCTGCGACCCAAAGAGAGCGGCATCCCTGCGAGCTTCTACACGCTTGTCGCGCGCGACACGGTGGATCAGGATTTCGCCCAAAACCGCCAGCGCTTCCTTGCCGAGCAGGGCTACAGCTACACCATTCTCGACGCTGCGGCCCTCGCCCCGGCCTAG
- a CDS encoding DUF1697 domain-containing protein — protein sequence MVTYALFVRAVNVGGAKLPMAEFRGMLEELGAADVRTYIASGNAVLDLGGEPDDFARSVERELESRYGYRREVMLRTPEELRDALAAHPFEVIDERFSYIAMLSAEPSADGLAAASGVRASDDLWQVIGRELHLRYTNGAGKAELNQETLARRLGVAATARNLRTIGKLIDLSS from the coding sequence GTGGTCACCTACGCACTCTTCGTCAGGGCCGTCAACGTCGGCGGCGCGAAGCTCCCCATGGCCGAGTTCCGGGGGATGCTCGAAGAACTCGGCGCGGCCGACGTGCGCACCTACATCGCCTCAGGCAACGCAGTGCTCGACCTCGGCGGCGAGCCGGACGACTTCGCACGCTCCGTCGAGCGAGAGCTCGAATCGCGGTACGGGTACCGCCGCGAGGTGATGCTGCGCACACCGGAGGAGCTTCGTGACGCCCTCGCCGCGCATCCTTTCGAGGTCATCGACGAGCGCTTCTCGTACATCGCGATGCTGTCGGCGGAGCCCTCAGCGGATGGCCTTGCCGCAGCATCCGGGGTCCGCGCCAGTGACGACCTGTGGCAGGTCATCGGCCGCGAACTGCACCTCCGCTACACGAATGGCGCGGGCAAGGCCGAGCTCAACCAGGAGACCCTCGCGAGGCGCCTCGGTGTTGCCGCAACGGCTCGCAACCTCCGCACCATCGGCAAGCTCATCGACCTCTCCTCGTGA
- a CDS encoding response regulator transcription factor — protein MTDGPKILIVDDEPNIRDLLTTSLRFAGFAVRAVGNGAQAISAVLEEEPDLIILDVMLPDMNGFGVTKRLRASGYTAPILFLTAKDDTEDKITGLTVGGDDYVTKPFSLDEIVARIKAILRRTMQDDEEAIIRAGDLTMDQDTHEVTVADESVDLSPTEFKLLRYLMLNPNRVLSKAQILDHVWEYDFNGDAGIVESYISYLRRKLDQLTPEPLIQTKRGFGYMLKASK, from the coding sequence ATGACTGATGGACCGAAGATTCTGATTGTCGATGACGAACCCAACATTCGTGATCTGCTGACCACGAGCCTGCGCTTCGCTGGCTTCGCAGTCCGTGCCGTCGGAAACGGCGCCCAGGCGATCTCCGCGGTGCTCGAAGAAGAGCCCGATCTGATCATCCTCGATGTCATGCTGCCCGACATGAACGGATTCGGTGTGACCAAGCGCCTCCGGGCATCCGGCTACACCGCTCCCATCCTGTTCCTCACTGCAAAGGACGACACCGAGGACAAGATCACCGGTCTCACCGTCGGCGGCGACGACTACGTCACCAAGCCCTTCAGCCTCGACGAGATCGTGGCCCGCATCAAGGCGATCCTCCGTCGCACCATGCAGGACGACGAGGAAGCGATCATCCGTGCGGGCGACCTCACGATGGACCAGGACACCCACGAGGTGACGGTTGCCGACGAATCGGTCGACCTCTCTCCCACCGAGTTCAAGCTCCTGCGCTACCTCATGCTCAACCCCAACCGCGTGCTGTCGAAGGCGCAGATCCTCGATCACGTCTGGGAGTACGACTTCAACGGCGACGCGGGCATCGTCGAGAGCTACATCTCGTACCTCCGCCGCAAGTTGGATCAGCTCACCCCCGAGCCCCTCATCCAGACCAAGCGCGGTTTCGGGTACATGCTCAAAGCGTCCAAGTAG
- a CDS encoding sensor histidine kinase, whose product MHDLAGWWNRISLRTKVTGVTVLLLTAGLIVAGVGTAAVLRSYLQDELDAKIVAAAVKLDEIQPMGSADDPQCPTSELPNELYLAVVDARGNIVCSNRPAGSARPEVEALTLETVSRIEDEITLPSTEPGGQWRVGAYPATDNTGTDYYTVALGLDLKDTNGIVARYAAIFLFFGLTVVIVGGALTRLLVTSTFAPLRDVEATAARFAAGDFNQRMSGATPNTEVGRLNASLNAMLSRIDSAFADRARTIQQMRRFVGDASHELRTPLVSVRGYAELYRMGALTKPEDVAQAMERIEKEAIRMGGLVEDLLELARLDETKPLALTEVDLVPLAGDAALDAMASSPDRVVTVVVIEPPARTDSEEPPAEDPNPPTKVLELGDTKTPTPSRGMTALATGPIAFAGALRRLARRGAANRAIPTPPHIELPKPDVHLRAVVLAEENKIRQVLANLIGNAMRFTPAGSPIEIGVGVDPERERAVLAVIDHGEGIPPQVRGKIFERFWRADNSRTRETGGSGLGLAIVAAIVDAHKGEVEIVDTPGGGATFRVLLPLLPSTQPDAEATVSQ is encoded by the coding sequence GTGCACGATCTGGCCGGCTGGTGGAACAGGATCTCGCTGCGCACCAAAGTCACTGGTGTCACGGTCCTGCTGCTCACCGCCGGCCTTATCGTTGCTGGCGTGGGCACGGCGGCGGTGCTGCGCAGCTACCTCCAAGACGAGCTCGATGCGAAGATCGTCGCGGCCGCCGTCAAACTCGATGAGATCCAACCGATGGGGTCGGCGGATGATCCGCAATGCCCCACCTCGGAACTCCCCAACGAGCTCTACCTCGCCGTCGTCGACGCTCGCGGCAACATCGTCTGCAGCAACCGACCAGCGGGGTCGGCTCGACCCGAGGTCGAGGCACTGACACTCGAGACGGTCAGCCGCATCGAGGATGAGATCACCCTCCCGAGCACCGAGCCCGGCGGACAGTGGCGCGTCGGTGCCTACCCCGCGACGGACAACACGGGAACCGACTACTACACGGTCGCCCTCGGGCTCGATCTCAAGGACACCAACGGGATCGTCGCTCGGTACGCGGCGATTTTCCTCTTCTTCGGACTCACCGTGGTCATCGTGGGAGGGGCCCTCACGCGCCTCCTTGTGACCTCGACATTCGCACCGTTGCGGGATGTCGAGGCCACCGCCGCGCGGTTCGCCGCTGGCGACTTCAACCAGCGCATGTCGGGCGCTACCCCGAACACGGAGGTGGGGCGCCTCAACGCCTCCCTCAACGCCATGCTTTCGCGCATCGACAGCGCCTTCGCCGACAGGGCACGCACCATTCAGCAGATGCGACGCTTCGTCGGCGATGCCAGCCACGAACTTCGCACCCCCCTCGTTTCGGTTCGCGGTTACGCGGAGCTCTACCGCATGGGCGCGCTCACGAAACCGGAGGATGTCGCTCAGGCCATGGAACGCATCGAGAAGGAGGCCATCCGCATGGGCGGGCTGGTCGAAGACCTCCTCGAACTCGCGAGACTGGACGAAACTAAACCTCTCGCTCTCACCGAGGTTGACCTTGTTCCCCTGGCGGGGGATGCAGCGCTCGACGCGATGGCATCGTCCCCCGACCGCGTTGTCACCGTCGTCGTGATCGAACCCCCCGCGCGCACAGATTCCGAGGAACCGCCCGCCGAGGACCCGAACCCCCCGACCAAGGTGCTCGAACTCGGCGACACCAAAACGCCGACACCCTCGCGAGGCATGACGGCACTGGCAACCGGACCTATCGCCTTTGCTGGCGCCCTTCGTCGCCTCGCGCGACGCGGCGCAGCAAACCGGGCCATCCCGACGCCTCCTCACATCGAGCTACCCAAACCCGACGTGCACCTTCGCGCCGTCGTACTCGCCGAAGAGAACAAGATCCGCCAAGTGCTCGCCAACCTCATCGGTAACGCCATGCGGTTCACGCCCGCTGGTAGTCCCATCGAGATCGGTGTTGGTGTCGACCCCGAGCGCGAACGAGCGGTGCTCGCCGTGATCGACCACGGCGAGGGCATCCCGCCTCAGGTTCGCGGCAAGATTTTCGAGCGCTTCTGGCGCGCCGACAACTCGCGCACGCGAGAGACGGGCGGAAGTGGCCTGGGACTCGCGATCGTTGCCGCAATCGTCGACGCCCACAAGGGTGAGGTCGAGATCGTCGACACCCCGGGTGGCGGCGCCACCTTCCGTGTGCTGCTTCCCCTCCTCCCCAGCACGCAACCGGATGCCGAGGCCACCGTCTCGCAGTAG
- a CDS encoding WXG100 family type VII secretion target: protein MTRFQVDSEAVLSATGTVRNTISRIQAEVAGLHGQLTNLEGSWSGQAATAFASVVAEWKATQQRVEENLGSINQALTLAGQQYAEIESANTRLFVR from the coding sequence ATGACTCGATTCCAGGTAGACAGTGAAGCCGTTCTCAGCGCGACCGGAACGGTGCGCAACACGATCAGCCGCATCCAGGCCGAAGTTGCGGGCCTCCATGGGCAACTAACCAATCTCGAGGGTTCGTGGTCCGGTCAGGCCGCCACCGCCTTCGCGAGTGTCGTCGCCGAGTGGAAGGCAACGCAGCAGCGAGTGGAGGAGAACCTCGGCTCGATCAACCAGGCGCTGACGCTCGCCGGCCAGCAGTATGCGGAGATCGAAAGCGCCAACACGCGGCTCTTCGTGCGGTAA
- the groL gene encoding chaperonin GroEL (60 kDa chaperone family; promotes refolding of misfolded polypeptides especially under stressful conditions; forms two stacked rings of heptamers to form a barrel-shaped 14mer; ends can be capped by GroES; misfolded proteins enter the barrel where they are refolded when GroES binds), whose protein sequence is MAKIIAFDEEARRGLERGLNTLADAVKVTLGPRGRNVVLEKKWGAPTITNDGVSIAKEIELDDPYEKIGAELVKEVAKKTDDVAGDGTTTSVVLAQALVREGLRNVAAGADPISLKRGIEKATNAVIESLVSSAKEIETKEEIAATASISAADNEIGALIAEAIDKVGKEGVVTVEESNTFGTELELTEGMRFDKGFLSAYFVTDQERQEAVFEDPYILIVNSKISNIKDLLPIVDKVIQSGKQLLIIAEDVDGEALATLVVNKIRGIFKSVAVKAPGFGDRRKAQLADIAILTGGQVISEEVGLKLENATLDLLGRARKVVITKDETTIVEGAGDPDAIAGRVKQIRAEIENTDSDYDREKLQERLAKLAGGVAVIKAGAATEVELKERKHRIEDAVRNAKAAVEEGIVAGGGVALIQAGKTAFESAAITGLSGDEATGANIVKVAVDAPLKQIALNAGLEPGVVVDKVRNLPVGQGLNAATGEYVDMLAAGINDPVKVTRSALQNAASIAGLFLTTEAVVADKPEKTPAMPMGDPSGGMDF, encoded by the coding sequence ATGGCAAAGATCATTGCTTTCGATGAGGAGGCCCGCCGCGGCCTCGAGCGCGGCCTGAACACGCTGGCCGACGCCGTCAAGGTCACGCTCGGCCCGCGCGGACGCAACGTCGTCCTCGAGAAGAAGTGGGGCGCCCCCACGATCACCAACGATGGCGTCTCGATCGCCAAGGAGATCGAACTCGACGACCCGTACGAGAAGATCGGTGCGGAGCTCGTCAAGGAGGTCGCAAAGAAGACGGATGACGTCGCCGGTGACGGTACGACCACCTCCGTTGTCCTCGCTCAGGCACTCGTGCGCGAGGGTCTCCGCAACGTCGCAGCGGGCGCCGACCCCATCAGCCTCAAGCGCGGCATCGAGAAGGCGACCAACGCCGTCATCGAGTCGCTCGTCTCGAGCGCCAAGGAGATCGAGACCAAGGAAGAGATCGCCGCTACCGCGTCGATTTCGGCTGCAGACAACGAGATCGGTGCGCTCATCGCAGAGGCGATCGACAAGGTCGGCAAGGAGGGTGTCGTCACCGTCGAGGAGTCGAACACGTTCGGCACCGAGCTCGAGCTCACCGAGGGTATGCGCTTCGACAAGGGCTTCCTGTCGGCGTACTTCGTCACCGACCAGGAGCGCCAGGAGGCGGTCTTCGAGGACCCGTACATCCTCATCGTCAACAGCAAGATCTCCAACATCAAGGATCTGCTTCCCATCGTCGACAAGGTGATCCAGAGCGGCAAGCAGCTGCTCATCATCGCCGAGGACGTCGACGGTGAGGCGCTCGCGACTCTCGTCGTGAACAAGATCCGTGGCATCTTCAAGTCGGTTGCCGTCAAGGCTCCCGGCTTCGGTGACCGTCGCAAGGCTCAGCTCGCCGACATCGCCATCCTCACCGGTGGCCAGGTCATCTCCGAGGAGGTCGGTCTCAAGCTTGAGAACGCCACCCTCGACCTGCTCGGCCGTGCCCGCAAGGTTGTCATCACCAAGGACGAGACCACAATCGTCGAGGGTGCCGGTGACCCCGACGCCATCGCGGGTCGCGTGAAGCAGATCCGTGCCGAGATCGAGAACACCGACAGCGATTACGACCGCGAGAAGCTCCAGGAGCGCCTCGCGAAGCTCGCCGGCGGTGTTGCGGTCATCAAGGCCGGTGCCGCGACCGAGGTCGAGCTCAAGGAGCGCAAGCACCGCATCGAGGACGCCGTCCGCAACGCGAAGGCAGCCGTCGAGGAGGGCATCGTCGCCGGTGGTGGCGTTGCGCTCATCCAGGCCGGCAAGACGGCTTTCGAGTCTGCAGCGATCACCGGCCTGTCCGGTGACGAGGCCACGGGCGCGAACATTGTCAAGGTCGCCGTGGATGCCCCGCTCAAGCAGATCGCCCTCAACGCCGGTCTCGAGCCGGGCGTTGTGGTCGACAAGGTGCGCAACCTTCCCGTCGGTCAGGGCCTCAACGCCGCGACCGGTGAGTACGTCGACATGCTCGCCGCAGGTATCAACGACCCGGTAAAGGTCACGCGCTCCGCGCTGCAGAACGCAGCGTCGATCGCCGGCCTCTTCCTCACCACCGAGGCCGTCGTCGCCGACAAGCCGGAGAAGACCCCGGCCATGCCGATGGGTGACCCCTCGGGTGGCATGGACTTTTAG
- a CDS encoding cold-shock protein, translating to MANGTVKWFNAEKGYGFITVDGGGQDVFVHYSAIDMAGYKVLEEGQAVVFEVGTGSKGPQAESVKLA from the coding sequence ATGGCGAACGGAACCGTTAAGTGGTTCAACGCTGAAAAGGGCTACGGCTTCATCACCGTGGACGGTGGAGGTCAGGACGTGTTCGTTCACTACTCCGCCATCGACATGGCCGGCTATAAGGTCCTCGAGGAGGGCCAAGCGGTTGTTTTCGAGGTCGGTACCGGCTCGAAGGGTCCGCAGGCCGAGTCGGTCAAGCTGGCCTAG
- a CDS encoding LytR C-terminal domain-containing protein, whose product MASFPPDRFDNVPADLSRVGAHRAPARRGRGWIAFAWAALATGVLVFGGLFGISRFLDIDLGLGLAPVAETPTPTPTPTPTMDAVTDPSAIDPARGFTITVLNGTNEVGLQNTIGDQLAAAGWPIGTRANAQAADVVDETIVYYRIPEDEGIARGLVAALGVGDVRLVPPETFPGADITIVLGADDEQPVAEG is encoded by the coding sequence ATGGCCTCTTTCCCCCCGGATCGCTTCGACAACGTTCCCGCTGACCTCTCCCGCGTTGGCGCACACCGCGCGCCCGCCCGCAGGGGGCGCGGTTGGATCGCGTTCGCGTGGGCCGCTCTGGCCACGGGTGTGCTCGTTTTCGGCGGCCTGTTCGGCATCAGCCGTTTCCTCGACATCGATCTGGGGCTGGGCCTGGCCCCTGTCGCCGAAACGCCGACACCCACACCCACGCCGACGCCGACGATGGATGCCGTAACCGACCCCTCGGCGATCGACCCGGCACGCGGCTTCACGATCACCGTGCTCAACGGTACGAATGAGGTCGGCCTCCAGAACACGATCGGTGACCAGCTTGCCGCCGCGGGTTGGCCGATCGGCACTCGCGCCAACGCTCAGGCCGCCGATGTCGTCGACGAAACCATCGTCTACTACCGCATACCCGAGGACGAGGGCATCGCGCGTGGCCTCGTAGCCGCTCTCGGCGTCGGCGATGTTCGCCTCGTTCCGCCGGAGACTTTCCCCGGAGCGGACATCACCATCGTGCTCGGCGCGGACGACGAACAGCCCGTCGCCGAGGGCTGA
- a CDS encoding DUF3263 domain-containing protein: MSAQPQRHSADGDEFPERERRILAFERQWWRHAGAKEVAIREEFGLSTARYYQLLNAVIDMPEAVRHDPMLVRRLLRARDARTSARAAREFRISSPDQE; the protein is encoded by the coding sequence ATGTCCGCGCAACCGCAGCGTCACAGCGCCGATGGCGACGAGTTCCCCGAGCGGGAGCGCCGCATTCTGGCGTTCGAGCGACAGTGGTGGCGACACGCTGGAGCCAAGGAGGTCGCGATCCGCGAGGAGTTTGGACTCAGCACAGCCCGCTATTATCAACTGCTGAACGCCGTGATCGATATGCCCGAAGCTGTGCGACACGATCCCATGCTGGTCAGGAGACTGCTCCGGGCCCGGGACGCTCGCACGAGTGCCCGCGCTGCCAGAGAGTTCAGAATTTCTTCCCCCGACCAGGAATAG